A genomic segment from Flavobacterium litorale encodes:
- a CDS encoding App1 family protein gives MKPILKLYRGYANDQELIVFGHVFTPNSVNDYEFEKKRFKNARSIIKMFRVKTIANTAVYLKHNDKKIHTKTLKDGYFKFCIPLDKTIDAGWKNYTVGATYGNEVIEEKGSYIKPFEGNLGFISDIDDTFLVSHTDNFFKKLYILLWKNVNNRKVFEGVVPFYQALSNEGRDSKEEQNTFFYVSSSEWNLYNFIVKFTKIQQLPRAVMLLKDIKTSLTDFLATGRGNHNHKFEKIKHILEFYPRLKYTLLGDDSQQDPYLYENICKIFPLTVKAVYIRQTGKAKKQKVEDTLTNIASISIAVCYFKDSDEAIAHAKKTGLIS, from the coding sequence ATGAAGCCTATTTTAAAACTCTATCGTGGGTATGCCAACGATCAGGAACTCATTGTTTTCGGTCATGTTTTTACCCCCAATTCGGTAAACGATTACGAATTTGAGAAAAAACGTTTTAAAAATGCACGCTCCATTATAAAAATGTTCAGAGTAAAAACAATAGCAAATACAGCTGTTTACTTAAAGCATAACGATAAAAAAATACATACCAAAACATTAAAAGACGGTTATTTTAAATTTTGCATCCCTTTGGACAAAACAATAGATGCTGGTTGGAAAAATTATACCGTAGGTGCTACGTATGGTAACGAGGTAATAGAGGAAAAAGGCAGCTACATAAAACCTTTTGAGGGAAACTTGGGTTTTATATCGGATATTGATGATACATTCTTAGTATCGCACACCGATAATTTTTTTAAAAAACTATATATACTACTATGGAAAAATGTTAATAACAGGAAAGTTTTTGAGGGGGTTGTTCCGTTTTACCAAGCCTTAAGTAATGAGGGTAGAGATAGTAAAGAAGAGCAGAATACTTTTTTTTACGTATCTAGCAGCGAATGGAATTTGTACAATTTTATTGTAAAATTTACCAAAATACAACAACTACCTCGTGCCGTAATGTTGCTTAAAGATATTAAAACAAGCCTAACGGATTTTTTGGCAACAGGCAGAGGCAACCACAACCATAAATTTGAGAAAATAAAGCATATTTTAGAGTTTTATCCACGCCTCAAGTATACGTTACTGGGTGACGATTCGCAGCAGGATCCGTATTTGTATGAGAATATTTGTAAAATATTCCCGCTTACGGTAAAAGCAGTTTACATAAGGCAAACAGGCAAGGCAAAAAAGCAGAAAGTAGAAGACACCCTTACCAATATAGCCTCCATATCTATAGCGGTGTGTTACTTTAAGGATAGCGACGAGGCTATAGCCCATGCCAAAAAAACAGGGCTAATTTCTTAA
- a CDS encoding diacylglycerol/lipid kinase family protein, whose translation MAQQEIFLLIINPIAGGIDKSELVGMVEQYAEQRTIKLIQYETTGKDDELAIKHYVNQYQPKRVLVAGGDGTIKMVAEAIEEYDIVIGILPAGSANGLSVDLDLPDTLEENLEIAFNGMVQYMDIVTVNNVRSLHLSDIGVNAELIRNYENGTVRGKLGYALQILNTLIELEEPFEATIKANDATITTEARMVVIANTNRYGTGVTINPIGEMNDGKFEIVILKNLDISVIGKILLGNIPLDENVVVLSTSEACITTNIPVSFQVDGEYCGKEQKLDVKILPQQLKVAVPAKLT comes from the coding sequence ATGGCTCAGCAAGAGATTTTTTTATTAATAATTAACCCTATCGCTGGCGGTATCGATAAATCGGAACTTGTAGGTATGGTTGAGCAATATGCCGAGCAGCGTACTATAAAATTAATACAATACGAAACAACGGGTAAGGATGATGAACTGGCTATAAAGCACTATGTTAACCAGTACCAACCGAAGCGCGTATTAGTAGCAGGTGGCGATGGTACTATAAAAATGGTTGCCGAAGCTATAGAGGAGTACGATATAGTTATAGGCATCCTTCCGGCGGGTTCTGCCAACGGTTTGTCGGTGGATTTAGACCTGCCTGATACGTTAGAGGAAAATCTTGAGATAGCTTTTAATGGCATGGTACAGTATATGGATATTGTAACGGTTAATAACGTGCGTAGCCTCCACCTTAGCGATATTGGTGTTAACGCTGAGTTGATTCGGAACTACGAAAACGGAACGGTACGAGGAAAATTAGGTTATGCACTTCAAATACTAAATACACTTATAGAACTTGAAGAGCCTTTTGAGGCAACAATTAAAGCTAATGATGCTACTATTACAACCGAAGCACGTATGGTAGTTATAGCCAATACCAACCGTTATGGTACAGGGGTTACTATTAACCCTATTGGTGAAATGAACGATGGCAAGTTTGAAATTGTAATACTCAAAAACTTAGATATATCGGTAATTGGTAAAATACTTTTGGGTAACATACCTTTGGATGAAAATGTGGTAGTACTATCTACATCTGAGGCTTGTATTACAACAAACATTCCCGTTAGTTTTCAGGTAGATGGCGAGTATTGCGGAAAGGAACAAAAACTCGATGTAAAAATACTACCGCAACAGTTAAAAGTTGCTGTTCCAGCAAAGCTTACTTAA
- a CDS encoding GNAT family N-acetyltransferase, producing the protein MIDKLSYTLYTTTSNLPTEWDVVTKPNIFLSRNALAVLEKAPPKNMECHFVGLFKENSLCGVALIQFIDLNNVTTFREQQKKNHLKDYLFKKFTSHILFIGNNTLTGQNAYLYTDAITETEALQLMQAAMQEVKKDYHNKGITINLITVKDFNTEEFPDFNRAGFKNYFTFCTQPNMIFNIRADWENIEDYLLALNTKYRTQYKRARKKAEGITKKKLNAAEIQVYQERINELYYTVANKASFNTFFLPENHFEVMKKELNDNFLFYGYFIDDTLIGFNTLIKNNTDMDTYFLGYDESVQQQKMLYLNMLYDMVAYAIKKRYKRVVFARSAMEIKSSIGAEAEEVYGIIKHTNPIVNLFMGKLFNYFEPKVTWKARNPFK; encoded by the coding sequence TTGATCGATAAGCTTTCGTATACGCTTTACACTACAACCTCTAACCTACCCACCGAATGGGATGTAGTTACTAAACCAAACATCTTTCTTTCGCGTAATGCACTTGCTGTATTGGAGAAAGCACCTCCAAAAAACATGGAGTGCCATTTTGTAGGGCTTTTTAAGGAGAACTCGCTTTGTGGCGTAGCATTAATACAGTTTATTGATTTAAATAATGTTACCACCTTTCGTGAGCAACAAAAAAAGAATCATCTTAAAGATTATTTGTTTAAAAAGTTCACATCGCACATTTTATTTATCGGTAATAATACCTTAACTGGACAAAATGCTTATTTGTATACCGATGCTATAACAGAAACGGAAGCATTGCAACTAATGCAAGCAGCAATGCAAGAGGTAAAAAAGGACTACCACAATAAGGGGATTACAATAAACCTTATTACAGTTAAGGATTTTAATACTGAGGAGTTCCCCGATTTTAATAGGGCTGGTTTTAAAAACTATTTTACATTTTGTACGCAGCCTAATATGATATTTAATATTAGAGCGGACTGGGAAAATATAGAGGATTACCTGTTGGCGTTAAACACTAAGTACAGAACGCAATACAAGCGTGCCAGAAAAAAAGCGGAAGGCATAACCAAGAAAAAATTAAATGCTGCCGAAATACAAGTATACCAAGAGCGTATAAACGAGTTATATTATACGGTAGCCAACAAGGCTTCGTTTAACACGTTTTTTTTACCTGAAAATCATTTTGAGGTAATGAAAAAGGAGCTTAACGATAACTTTTTATTTTACGGTTATTTTATAGATGATACCCTTATTGGTTTTAATACCCTAATTAAAAACAACACCGATATGGATACTTATTTTTTAGGGTACGATGAATCGGTACAGCAACAAAAAATGTTGTACCTAAATATGTTATACGACATGGTTGCCTATGCTATAAAAAAGAGATATAAGCGGGTAGTTTTTGCACGCTCGGCAATGGAGATAAAAAGTAGCATTGGTGCCGAAGCCGAAGAGGTGTATGGTATTATAAAACACACTAACCCCATAGTAAACCTATTTATGGGGAAGCTGTTTAATTACTTTGAACCCAAAGTAACCTGGAAAGCCCGAAACCCTTTTAAGTAA
- a CDS encoding DUF1761 domain-containing protein → MEINFLAVIVAGLSTMVIGSVWYNEKVFGAAWMRETGMTKEKAKGANLLKIFGLSILFAIMIAFVMQFMVIHQFGAMGMVGGDIEAAKPSYEAFMADYGHSYRTFKHGVLHGAMVGVFMGLPIVGTNALYEMKSGKYILINSGYWIICFAVMGGIICAWK, encoded by the coding sequence ATGGAAATCAATTTTTTAGCAGTAATTGTAGCAGGGCTATCTACTATGGTAATAGGCTCTGTATGGTACAACGAAAAAGTATTTGGTGCCGCTTGGATGAGAGAAACAGGCATGACCAAAGAGAAAGCAAAGGGCGCTAACCTACTAAAGATATTTGGTCTATCAATCCTTTTTGCAATTATGATTGCTTTTGTAATGCAATTTATGGTTATACATCAGTTTGGTGCGATGGGAATGGTAGGTGGTGATATTGAAGCAGCAAAACCATCGTATGAAGCTTTTATGGCTGATTATGGACACTCCTACCGAACATTTAAACATGGTGTGCTGCATGGTGCAATGGTAGGTGTTTTTATGGGGCTACCTATTGTAGGCACCAATGCGTTGTACGAAATGAAAAGTGGTAAATACATCCTTATAAACAGTGGTTACTGGATTATATGCTTTGCCGTTATGGGTGGTATTATTTGTGCATGGAAATAG
- a CDS encoding DUF5522 domain-containing protein, translating to MDDRFTDKLIEGEDYYLSPEGYKVFTEKYHLKRGYCCKNGCRHCAYGYNKKTGTFKK from the coding sequence ATGGATGACCGATTTACTGATAAATTGATTGAGGGAGAAGATTATTACCTTTCGCCCGAAGGCTATAAAGTTTTTACAGAAAAATACCATTTAAAACGTGGCTATTGCTGTAAAAATGGCTGCAGACATTGTGCCTACGGCTACAATAAAAAAACAGGAACATTTAAAAAATAA